In Dyadobacter sp. NIV53, a single window of DNA contains:
- a CDS encoding response regulator, producing the protein MSNRQYEILIVEDNPGDLELITEFLEEQSVSLHIFHAKDFKECKNLLTVEKLAVNVILLDLSLPDKNGASLILEMMDISPDIPIIVLTGYADVRFSVNSLALGISDYLLKDDLSSSSLYKSILYSIERKKKSIELEESEKRYSNLFHLSPQPMWVYDLETLEFLDVNDAAIEHYGYNREEFMAMTIRDIRSEEDIPELEAAMLFIKNSDQNHFDGTFRNRKKSGEFIRLDIKANKIWFKNREANVVLATDITDRLNYIKAIENQNEKLKEIAWLQSHVVRAPVARLMSLVGLIKNYENTEEEQNELLDYILMSARELDDVIRSISNKTNKI; encoded by the coding sequence ATGAGTAACAGACAGTATGAAATTTTAATTGTAGAAGACAATCCGGGAGATCTGGAACTGATAACCGAATTCTTAGAGGAGCAAAGCGTTTCTCTGCATATCTTTCATGCAAAAGATTTTAAGGAATGCAAAAATCTGCTAACGGTTGAAAAACTGGCCGTTAACGTCATTTTGCTGGATTTGTCGTTGCCTGATAAAAACGGGGCCAGCCTTATCCTGGAAATGATGGATATTTCGCCCGACATTCCAATTATCGTGTTAACCGGGTATGCTGATGTCCGCTTTAGTGTAAATTCCCTTGCCCTGGGTATTTCAGATTATCTTTTAAAAGATGATCTATCTTCATCATCATTGTATAAAAGCATTTTATACAGTATTGAGCGCAAGAAAAAGTCGATTGAACTGGAAGAATCAGAAAAACGATATAGTAACCTGTTTCATCTCAGCCCGCAGCCGATGTGGGTGTATGATCTGGAAACGCTGGAATTTTTAGATGTCAATGATGCTGCTATTGAGCATTACGGTTACAATCGCGAAGAATTTATGGCGATGACGATCCGGGATATCAGGTCTGAGGAAGATATACCTGAGCTGGAAGCAGCTATGTTATTTATTAAAAATTCAGATCAGAATCATTTTGATGGTACTTTCAGGAACAGGAAAAAAAGCGGCGAGTTTATACGTCTTGACATAAAAGCAAATAAAATCTGGTTTAAAAACAGGGAAGCAAATGTGGTGCTCGCGACTGATATTACAGACCGGCTCAATTATATTAAGGCGATTGAAAACCAAAATGAAAAACTGAAAGAAATTGCGTGGCTGCAATCCCATGTAGTGAGAGCGCCGGTTGCCAGGTTGATGAGCCTGGTGGGCCTGATAAAAAATTATGAAAACACGGAGGAAGAGCAAAATGAACTACTTGACTACATTTTAATGTCGGCCCGGGAACTGGACGACGTGATCCGGAGCATTTCCAACAAAACGAATAAAATTTGA
- a CDS encoding mandelate racemase/muconate lactonizing enzyme family protein, which produces MQRRDFIKSAVISSAAVVAGLPLVEAASKMKITKIRYYSAPGYNKPLFNQARGIVEIETDGGIIGIGEGGSKDMIEQCAQMMIGEDPFRIEHIWQNVYRGMFYPPGREKLHALGALEMALWDIKGKALNVPIYELLGGATRDYVECYATGFKASKAATEEDRARDCIEAGLRAYRIGPTGGNGDQAFDFYDNVKKTIEFCKRIDRAVGGGGKWAIDLHTRFDMTDGLKICAALESLEPYFVEDIVRSENPGIYKSVRSMTKVPIAVGEQFGDRWDTNELIENRLIDYTRFTVPNTGGIGEFRKLASMCETHYVGMIPHFTGPLSTAALVHVLGSSSPARCMMELGGGEPERPPYFNEDYINFKNGKLYLNDSPGLGVKFDPKKADFVMEVKEKTKFPHPILKAPDGSIHNW; this is translated from the coding sequence ATGCAAAGAAGAGATTTTATAAAAAGTGCTGTAATTAGCTCGGCGGCTGTTGTGGCTGGTTTGCCCCTGGTTGAAGCAGCTTCTAAGATGAAAATTACCAAAATCCGCTATTACAGTGCACCGGGTTATAACAAGCCACTATTTAACCAGGCAAGAGGCATTGTGGAAATTGAAACGGATGGCGGAATTATCGGAATTGGTGAAGGAGGTTCCAAAGATATGATCGAACAATGTGCTCAGATGATGATTGGCGAAGATCCGTTTCGGATTGAACACATCTGGCAGAATGTTTACCGTGGCATGTTTTATCCGCCCGGGCGGGAAAAGCTGCACGCATTGGGTGCGCTGGAAATGGCACTTTGGGATATTAAAGGAAAAGCTTTGAATGTTCCCATATATGAACTCCTGGGCGGTGCAACCCGGGATTATGTGGAATGTTATGCGACAGGTTTCAAAGCTTCCAAAGCGGCAACGGAAGAGGATAGAGCAAGGGATTGTATTGAAGCAGGTTTGAGAGCATACCGAATAGGCCCGACAGGAGGAAACGGCGATCAGGCTTTTGATTTTTATGACAATGTTAAAAAAACTATCGAGTTCTGTAAAAGGATAGACAGAGCGGTAGGTGGAGGTGGGAAATGGGCCATAGACCTGCATACCCGTTTCGATATGACCGATGGTTTAAAGATATGTGCAGCCCTGGAAAGTCTTGAACCTTATTTTGTAGAAGACATTGTAAGATCTGAAAATCCGGGTATTTATAAATCTGTCCGGTCGATGACCAAGGTGCCGATTGCAGTGGGTGAGCAATTCGGTGACCGTTGGGATACAAATGAATTAATAGAAAACCGCCTCATTGATTACACCCGTTTTACAGTCCCTAATACAGGTGGAATTGGTGAATTCAGGAAACTGGCTTCAATGTGTGAAACGCATTATGTAGGCATGATCCCGCATTTTACAGGGCCTTTGTCCACCGCAGCACTTGTACATGTTCTGGGTTCAAGCAGTCCGGCGCGTTGTATGATGGAGCTTGGAGGCGGCGAACCGGAAAGGCCGCCTTACTTCAATGAGGATTACATCAATTTCAAAAACGGCAAATTATACCTGAATGACAGTCCGGGATTAGGTGTAAAGTTTGATCCGAAAAAAGCTGATTTTGTGATGGAGGTCAAAGAAAAAACCAAATTTCCTCATCCGATTTTAAAGGCTCCCGATGGTTCAATTCATAATTGGTAA
- a CDS encoding response regulator, whose translation MKDIHILLVEDNEGDILLTTEALEEGRFSARVTVARDGRQAIDLLDKTGAYAQADSPDLIFLDINLPKKNGHEVLQYIKASHKLKHIPVVMLTTSSSDTDINRAYRNYANCYVTKPVDAENFGPVLASVENFFINVVKLPSHKL comes from the coding sequence ATGAAAGACATACATATTTTATTGGTTGAAGATAATGAAGGCGATATTCTTCTGACAACAGAAGCATTGGAAGAAGGTAGATTTTCGGCCAGGGTTACTGTGGCCAGAGATGGGAGGCAGGCCATTGACCTGCTTGATAAAACTGGTGCATACGCTCAGGCGGATTCGCCCGATTTGATTTTTCTGGATATTAATTTGCCAAAAAAAAACGGGCACGAAGTACTCCAGTATATTAAGGCTTCTCATAAGCTGAAACACATTCCTGTGGTCATGCTTACAACTTCATCATCAGATACGGACATAAACCGGGCGTACCGGAACTATGCAAATTGTTATGTAACCAAGCCGGTGGATGCCGAAAATTTCGGTCCCGTATTAGCCAGTGTTGAAAACTTTTTTATAAATGTTGTAAAACTGCCCTCTCATAAATTGTAA
- a CDS encoding SusD/RagB family nutrient-binding outer membrane lipoprotein — protein MRTNLKYFLGMLLSLSLLSGCDDGFDEINTNKVDPTSLAPSLILNKAIISTTYLDGVSTLGMLCYNFGIVQQIITPYGSSLSGGNYNQFNNANTPLVWVNFYRNVIKQVVAVVNQTRDDPAQANIYNAARIWKAYAFMILTDTYGDVPYFEAGQGYINEIISPKYDPQETIYKDILKELEEASAALDVSQAPVTTDILYGGDAAKWKKLGYSLMLRAGMRLTKVDPELAKTYVTKAVAGGLFESNDDNSVIRHTAIYNNYIANHLAAREKTNFYLAAPFVDYLKANNDPRLPVMAVRYVGAKGGPEQVDARATSDPKLQIGMPMGYNDVSINTILGQYGVASLWDFTQINLKTVLKLDAPEFHITYAQNQLLLAEAATRGWISGAASDYFTKGVRAHLEQMAKYDPSATIKEDAIQAYLKAHPLDPAKALDQINTQYWVAAFLDGSELFANFRRSGYPALKKNPYPGSEITGDFIRRMPYPDSEIIVNLGNVNEANSRQGPNDLNTRVWWDKP, from the coding sequence ATGAGAACGAATCTAAAATATTTCTTAGGAATGCTGCTCTCATTGAGCCTGCTTTCCGGTTGCGACGATGGGTTTGATGAGATCAATACCAATAAAGTAGACCCGACGTCATTAGCACCCTCGCTGATTTTAAACAAAGCAATTATAAGCACGACTTACCTGGACGGCGTTTCTACATTGGGTATGCTTTGTTACAATTTTGGTATTGTGCAGCAGATCATTACGCCTTATGGAAGTTCGTTGTCCGGCGGCAATTACAATCAGTTCAATAACGCCAACACGCCGCTGGTCTGGGTGAATTTTTACAGAAATGTGATCAAACAGGTTGTAGCCGTTGTAAACCAGACCAGGGATGACCCGGCTCAGGCTAATATTTACAATGCGGCCAGGATCTGGAAAGCTTATGCATTTATGATCCTGACGGATACTTATGGAGATGTGCCTTATTTTGAAGCCGGGCAAGGATATATCAATGAAATTATCAGTCCGAAATACGACCCGCAGGAAACAATTTACAAGGACATTCTGAAAGAACTTGAAGAGGCTTCCGCTGCACTGGATGTTTCGCAGGCACCTGTTACAACAGATATTTTATATGGAGGTGATGCCGCTAAATGGAAAAAACTGGGTTATTCGCTCATGCTGAGAGCCGGCATGCGCCTGACCAAAGTTGATCCCGAGCTGGCCAAAACTTATGTAACAAAAGCAGTTGCGGGCGGATTGTTTGAATCCAATGATGATAATTCTGTTATTCGTCATACAGCAATTTATAACAACTACATTGCCAATCATTTAGCAGCAAGAGAAAAGACCAACTTTTACCTCGCGGCACCCTTTGTTGATTATTTAAAGGCAAATAATGATCCGCGTTTGCCAGTAATGGCCGTCCGGTATGTAGGTGCAAAGGGCGGGCCTGAACAAGTTGATGCCCGTGCTACATCCGATCCTAAATTGCAGATTGGCATGCCAATGGGGTATAACGATGTTTCCATTAATACCATTCTAGGTCAGTATGGCGTGGCGAGTTTATGGGACTTTACCCAAATAAATCTCAAAACCGTTCTTAAACTGGATGCTCCTGAGTTTCATATTACTTATGCCCAAAACCAATTGTTACTCGCCGAAGCTGCTACAAGAGGCTGGATTTCAGGTGCCGCATCAGACTATTTTACAAAGGGAGTAAGAGCACATCTGGAACAAATGGCCAAGTACGATCCCAGTGCAACAATTAAGGAAGATGCCATTCAGGCTTACCTGAAAGCACATCCGTTGGACCCTGCCAAAGCTCTGGATCAGATCAATACGCAATACTGGGTTGCGGCATTTCTGGATGGAAGTGAATTGTTCGCCAATTTCCGTAGAAGCGGCTATCCTGCACTGAAAAAAAATCCATATCCGGGTTCTGAAATTACCGGTGATTTTATCCGCCGGATGCCTTATCCTGATAGTGAGATCATTGTCAATCTGGGTAACGTAAACGAAGCTAATTCCCGCCAGGGCCCAAATGACCTGAATACACGCGTGTGGTGGGATAAGCCATAA
- a CDS encoding enolase C-terminal domain-like protein, translated as MDKTDFGRRDTMKMLGLSGSAGILGLFGGISTAQAREEKGVPGYAKAMKPVKITSVRAIATAPQGSNLIVVKVETSEPGLYGLGCATFTQRAAVVLVAINTYLNEFCTGKDVDNIEDMWQAAYVSSYWRNGPVLNNALSGLDQALWDIKGKRAGMPLYQLLGGKSRFAVPCYTHANGRTPEEVVESVKGIQARGFKYIRIQQGGYGAVGSTEQKPDFKAMNFGGETDNYMNERTYLKSIPKLFEAVRKGCGDEVELLHDIHERVQPMDAINMIKQLEQYRPFFIEDPFSPENMKWFKQLRASTTVPLAMGELFNNINEFLEPMVNQWFDYIRIHVSQIGGVTPAMKVARLGEWFNVKTAWHGPGDVSPVGHSAHAHIDLAVWNFGIQEAVSFNDKTLEVFSGCPTMKDGYMSVNEVPGIGVDINEKEAAKYPITTKSNWQVRKFDGTIIRP; from the coding sequence ATGGATAAAACTGATTTCGGCCGCCGTGATACGATGAAGATGCTTGGCCTTAGTGGTTCCGCCGGTATTCTGGGTTTGTTTGGAGGCATTTCAACAGCGCAGGCGCGGGAAGAAAAGGGAGTTCCCGGTTATGCAAAAGCCATGAAACCTGTCAAAATCACGAGTGTCAGAGCTATTGCTACGGCTCCTCAGGGTTCTAATCTGATCGTCGTCAAGGTTGAGACGAGCGAGCCCGGATTGTACGGGCTTGGCTGTGCCACTTTCACCCAACGCGCTGCGGTGGTTCTGGTAGCAATCAATACCTATCTCAATGAGTTCTGTACAGGCAAAGATGTCGATAATATTGAGGATATGTGGCAGGCTGCTTACGTCAGTTCATACTGGAGAAATGGCCCGGTGCTCAACAATGCACTGAGCGGATTGGACCAGGCACTTTGGGATATCAAAGGAAAACGTGCCGGAATGCCATTATATCAATTGTTAGGCGGAAAATCGCGGTTTGCTGTACCATGTTATACACATGCAAATGGACGCACGCCTGAGGAAGTAGTTGAAAGCGTTAAAGGAATTCAGGCAAGGGGTTTTAAGTATATCCGGATTCAGCAGGGAGGTTACGGGGCAGTGGGAAGTACGGAACAAAAACCTGATTTTAAAGCCATGAATTTTGGCGGAGAAACGGATAATTACATGAATGAGCGCACGTACCTGAAATCAATTCCCAAACTTTTTGAGGCAGTGCGGAAAGGTTGCGGCGATGAAGTTGAATTGCTGCATGATATCCACGAAAGAGTGCAGCCCATGGATGCGATCAATATGATCAAACAACTGGAACAATACCGCCCGTTTTTTATTGAAGATCCGTTCTCTCCCGAAAACATGAAGTGGTTCAAGCAGTTACGTGCCAGTACAACGGTGCCTCTTGCAATGGGAGAACTTTTCAATAATATCAATGAATTCCTTGAACCAATGGTCAATCAATGGTTTGACTACATCCGTATCCACGTTTCTCAGATCGGAGGCGTGACGCCGGCTATGAAAGTTGCACGATTGGGTGAGTGGTTTAATGTAAAAACTGCGTGGCATGGCCCGGGTGATGTTTCACCGGTTGGCCATTCAGCTCATGCACATATTGATCTGGCCGTCTGGAATTTTGGGATACAGGAAGCAGTATCATTCAACGACAAAACCCTCGAAGTTTTTTCCGGTTGCCCGACCATGAAAGACGGCTATATGTCTGTCAATGAAGTGCCCGGAATTGGCGTCGATATCAATGAAAAAGAAGCCGCTAAATATCCGATCACAACTAAATCCAACTGGCAGGTAAGGAAATTCGACGGGACTATAATCAGGCCTTGA
- a CDS encoding LacI family DNA-binding transcriptional regulator, with protein sequence MKKISMKDIAQRAGVSTALVSYVLNGKEKESRVGEAIAEKIKLIANELSYQPNHLAKSLRSGKTHTIGLIIADISNPFFANIARVVEDEAKRNGYTVIIGSCDENAEKSLDLLNVLINRQVDGFVIVSCENSENQIYFLKEKNIPFVLLDRHFPDIQTDFVATNNFKASYDAGSHLVKGGYEKVGLIAYKSDMYHMVERIRGYRHALRDNGVDLNAEWLKEVRFETMETEVKTAIDEIMYSGHKVDALIFATYGLAINGLKYINELRLKVPSDLAIVSFGQAEVFDLYYCPISYLRQPLELLGKTAVQYLIAKMKNPDEGMKQILMEAKLIARDSSKARGVIFKG encoded by the coding sequence ATGAAAAAGATTTCTATGAAAGACATAGCACAACGGGCAGGCGTGTCAACCGCGCTGGTTTCCTATGTTTTGAATGGAAAAGAAAAGGAAAGCAGGGTAGGAGAAGCCATTGCTGAGAAGATCAAGCTGATAGCGAATGAATTAAGTTACCAGCCTAACCACCTGGCAAAAAGCCTGAGAAGTGGAAAAACACATACTATCGGCCTGATCATTGCGGATATTTCAAATCCATTTTTCGCCAACATTGCGAGGGTTGTGGAAGACGAAGCAAAGCGAAATGGCTATACGGTGATTATCGGAAGCTGTGATGAAAACGCGGAAAAATCCCTTGACCTTTTAAATGTACTGATCAACAGGCAGGTTGATGGTTTTGTTATCGTTTCCTGTGAAAATTCGGAAAACCAGATTTACTTTTTAAAAGAAAAAAACATCCCTTTTGTTTTGCTCGACAGGCATTTTCCGGATATACAGACTGATTTCGTAGCCACGAATAATTTTAAGGCTTCCTATGATGCGGGTTCACACCTTGTGAAGGGTGGTTATGAAAAAGTAGGGCTAATTGCTTATAAGTCAGATATGTATCATATGGTTGAGAGGATACGCGGATACAGGCATGCCCTACGTGACAATGGTGTGGATTTAAATGCAGAATGGCTTAAAGAGGTGAGATTTGAAACAATGGAAACGGAAGTGAAAACGGCGATTGATGAAATCATGTATTCCGGCCATAAAGTGGATGCACTCATTTTTGCGACTTACGGCCTGGCAATCAATGGTTTGAAATATATCAATGAATTACGTTTAAAAGTGCCCTCAGATCTCGCAATCGTTAGTTTTGGACAAGCAGAAGTATTTGATCTTTATTACTGTCCAATTTCCTATCTCAGGCAACCACTGGAATTATTGGGAAAAACAGCTGTCCAGTATCTCATCGCGAAAATGAAAAATCCGGACGAAGGAATGAAACAGATTTTAATGGAAGCCAAACTGATCGCAAGGGATTCTTCGAAGGCCAGGGGGGTGATTTTTAAGGGTTAA
- a CDS encoding TonB-dependent receptor has translation MKKIVSVFVLNLLFCLNQVHAQENRITGQVTDADNASLPGVNVLVGGSSQGTVTDSEGKYAINAPGNGTLVFSFIGYVSQTVEINNRSVINLQLTQESKILNEVVVVGYGTQKKTDVTGSLAVISTKEFAQQPVTRLDQVLQGRATGVQVTQSNGAPGGDSRIRIRGANSVLGNNDPLYVIDGFIGADYGLLNPSDIASIQVLKDAASTSIYGSRGANGVVIITTKKGTKGIKVTYEGQASVSNVIKKFDLLPAGEFAEIVNARATATGSTPPFTEAQIADYKQNGGTDWQDLVYRKGHGQQHQITINGGNDKTTFLISGNYVNQKGIIENSNYKRYIFRTNLNTQVNNKLALRFNLNGSNSLNHNTDAGWALIEALQWAPTTPAYGADGLPTYSDPTGSVSRSPLDNLYDKSFDTGKTNINGIAGLNYQLPVKGLTLDLQYAINFQDAQNKYLNGPRIANHVPNATRYSSDMLTLQNTNALNYNVTLGNHSINAVAVLETQSFTNKYFQAYASGLRFPQLGYDNIGGNAASSVSSGFSKSTLLSLLGRVNYAFKDKYLVSAAVRRDGSSKFSEANRNSVFPSVALGWRLSEEEFIKNLNVFSNLKLRGSWGMTGSQAINPYATLSSYNTTFVSFNNNSIVAGVIQGNAGNPDLKWETTKQTDVGLEMEFLNGRLRVEADYFHKNTTDLLLNVSIPNYAGGGTTTKNVGEIENKGFEFSIAGTPVQGKFGWETNLNFSTLKNKVIDLGGLPRLGTGTNAGGGMSITNEFMLMPGQPLGSYWGLNYLGTFKPNEADIAAKQGRVPGDPHYEDVNGDNSITTDDFQVIGHAFPKVTGGWNNTFTYGGFTLNVFFNAILGVDKLNYTRAGAMSGSGEARQFLLTEIRDYYRPGNEDSDIPAFTKTYQPFTQSSRFMENGSFVRLKNVSLGYNLPAKLLNTSGTIRIFGSATNLFTITKYSGPDPESSNVGSGTDTAIGIDRGSYPNAKVYTLGLNLSF, from the coding sequence ATGAAAAAAATTGTAAGTGTTTTTGTTTTAAACCTGTTGTTTTGCCTGAACCAGGTTCATGCTCAGGAAAATAGAATAACAGGCCAGGTTACCGATGCAGATAATGCATCACTACCCGGTGTGAACGTGCTGGTGGGCGGTTCTTCACAGGGTACCGTTACGGATTCCGAGGGAAAATACGCCATCAATGCACCTGGAAACGGAACTCTCGTTTTTTCCTTTATTGGATATGTTAGTCAGACGGTCGAAATAAACAATCGTTCTGTCATCAATCTGCAATTGACCCAAGAATCAAAGATCTTAAATGAAGTGGTCGTGGTGGGTTATGGAACCCAGAAAAAAACTGATGTAACCGGATCATTGGCGGTGATTTCTACGAAGGAATTTGCACAACAGCCCGTCACCAGGCTGGATCAGGTATTGCAAGGACGGGCTACTGGTGTGCAGGTTACGCAGTCGAACGGTGCGCCGGGCGGAGATTCCAGGATACGGATCCGTGGGGCCAATTCAGTTTTGGGAAATAATGATCCACTGTACGTGATCGATGGTTTTATCGGTGCGGATTACGGATTACTGAATCCGAGTGATATTGCTTCGATACAGGTTTTAAAAGATGCTGCGTCCACTTCTATTTACGGCAGCAGGGGAGCAAACGGTGTGGTCATTATAACGACTAAAAAAGGAACCAAGGGAATTAAGGTTACTTATGAAGGACAGGCAAGTGTATCTAATGTGATCAAAAAATTCGATTTATTACCGGCTGGGGAATTTGCCGAAATTGTAAATGCCCGCGCAACTGCTACGGGTTCCACTCCGCCATTTACCGAAGCCCAGATCGCAGATTATAAACAAAATGGCGGAACAGACTGGCAGGATCTGGTTTACCGGAAAGGACACGGCCAGCAACACCAGATCACAATAAACGGAGGTAATGATAAGACAACTTTCCTAATCTCAGGTAATTACGTCAATCAGAAAGGGATCATTGAAAACAGTAATTACAAACGTTACATTTTCAGGACCAACCTCAATACGCAGGTCAATAACAAACTCGCTTTACGTTTTAACCTGAACGGTTCGAATTCATTAAACCATAATACGGATGCAGGCTGGGCGCTGATTGAAGCTTTGCAATGGGCACCCACCACACCGGCTTATGGCGCAGACGGGCTTCCAACTTATTCTGATCCGACTGGTTCTGTTTCAAGAAGTCCGCTGGATAATTTGTATGACAAATCCTTTGATACCGGAAAAACAAATATTAACGGTATCGCAGGTTTGAATTACCAGCTACCGGTTAAGGGCCTAACGCTGGACCTGCAATATGCAATTAACTTCCAGGATGCGCAGAACAAATACCTGAATGGCCCGCGAATCGCCAACCACGTACCCAATGCAACGCGTTATTCGTCGGATATGCTAACGTTGCAAAATACCAATGCGCTGAATTACAATGTGACGTTAGGCAATCATTCTATCAATGCAGTGGCGGTACTGGAAACACAGTCATTTACCAATAAATATTTCCAGGCTTATGCAAGCGGACTTAGGTTTCCGCAGCTGGGTTATGACAATATTGGAGGAAATGCAGCATCATCCGTTTCATCCGGCTTTTCAAAATCAACTTTACTGTCACTTTTGGGACGAGTTAATTATGCTTTTAAAGACAAATATCTGGTGTCCGCTGCGGTGAGGAGAGATGGATCATCCAAATTCAGTGAAGCAAACCGGAACAGCGTTTTCCCGTCTGTGGCATTGGGATGGCGGTTGTCGGAAGAAGAATTTATCAAAAACCTGAACGTGTTCAGTAACCTGAAACTAAGAGGAAGCTGGGGCATGACGGGCAGCCAGGCAATTAATCCGTATGCCACTTTATCTTCCTACAACACCACTTTTGTGTCGTTCAATAATAACTCGATTGTTGCTGGCGTAATTCAGGGAAATGCAGGAAACCCGGATTTGAAATGGGAAACCACCAAACAGACTGACGTTGGTCTGGAAATGGAATTTCTGAATGGCAGGCTTCGCGTAGAGGCAGATTATTTTCATAAAAATACCACCGATTTATTGCTGAATGTTTCCATACCAAACTATGCAGGCGGTGGTACAACCACGAAAAATGTAGGGGAAATTGAAAATAAAGGCTTTGAATTTTCTATTGCAGGAACACCGGTACAGGGCAAATTCGGCTGGGAAACGAACCTGAATTTTTCTACCCTTAAAAATAAAGTAATTGATCTGGGTGGATTGCCACGACTGGGAACAGGTACTAATGCAGGTGGTGGTATGTCGATTACCAATGAATTTATGCTCATGCCCGGCCAGCCGCTAGGCTCATACTGGGGGCTGAATTATCTGGGAACATTCAAACCAAATGAAGCAGATATTGCAGCCAAACAAGGCAGGGTTCCGGGCGATCCGCATTATGAAGATGTAAATGGGGATAACAGCATTACTACGGATGATTTTCAGGTAATCGGCCATGCTTTTCCAAAAGTGACTGGTGGCTGGAACAACACTTTTACATATGGCGGATTTACCCTGAATGTATTTTTCAATGCAATTCTGGGAGTTGATAAACTAAACTACACCAGAGCGGGCGCCATGTCGGGATCTGGTGAAGCACGCCAGTTCCTATTGACCGAGATCAGGGATTACTATCGCCCGGGCAATGAGGATTCTGATATTCCCGCATTTACAAAAACATACCAGCCTTTCACACAATCGAGCCGTTTTATGGAGAATGGCAGTTTCGTGAGACTGAAAAACGTGAGTCTGGGTTATAATCTTCCTGCCAAACTCCTGAATACTTCCGGAACGATCCGCATATTCGGCAGTGCAACCAACCTGTTTACAATAACCAAATATTCAGGCCCTGACCCTGAATCCAGCAATGTGGGCTCCGGTACTGATACCGCTATTGGTATCGACCGCGGTTCTTATCCGAATGCCAAAGTTTACACATTAGGTCTTAATCTTTCTTTCTAA